A window of Equus przewalskii isolate Varuska chromosome 6, EquPr2, whole genome shotgun sequence genomic DNA:
ATCCCTCCATGCTGAAGGAATATATGTTTGTGTGGGCCCTATGCTTCCCTTTGAAAATCCTTACTCCAACATGTTTTgttaagtattattttaataaggGACATCTACATTTGGAatcaatacaataaaaatatttagtaaagaaaCTATTAAGTTTGCTATGGCAGCTATATTCCAGTTAAAGTGTCTTGCAATTTGGATCATAAGCAGTCTTTCCAAAACTTTGAACCAAAACACTAtcatttaaattatactttttatttcctgagtATGTGCACTCCATTGACATCAAACCAGGGCATTTTTCCATgtcctctgcttccttttcctcccccgGGACTGACTCTCATGGAGAAGAAGAACGACTCACTGGTGACTGAGTTCATCCTTTTGGGAATACCACAcacagaggggctggagactatactttttgtcttgttcttgccCTTTTATGCCTGTACCCTGCTGGGAAATTTGTCTATCCTTGTGGCTGTTCTGTCTTCCACTTGACTTCACACACCCATGTATTTTTTCCTGGGGAATTTGTCTGTGTTTGACATGAGTTTCTCCTCTGTGACTTGTCCTAAAATGCTGCTCTACCTCATGGGATTGAGTCCCATCATTTCCTACAAGGCCTGTGTCTCCCAGCTcttcttcttccatttccttgGCAGCATTGAATGCTTCTTATATACTGTCATGGCCTATGACCGTTTTACTGCTATCTGCTAATCCTCTGCGGTACACAGTTATCATGAACCCTAGAATCTGTGTGGCCCTGGCTGTGGGCACATGGCTGTTAGGGTGTATTCATTCTAGTATCTTGACTTTGCTCACCTTCATCTTGCCATACTGTGGTCCCAATGAAGTGGATCATTTCTTTTGTGATATCCCAGCACTCTTGCCCTTGGCGTGTGCTGATACATCCTTAGCCCAGAAGGTGAGCTTCACCAATGTTGGCCTAGTGTCTCTCATCTGTTGTCTCCTAATCCTTGTATCCTACACTCGAATCACTATCTCCATCTTGAGTATTAGTTCAACTGAGGGCCGTCACCGTGCCTTCTCCACATGCAGTGCCCACCTCATTGCCATCCTGTGTGCCTATGGGCCCATCATCACTGTCTACCTGCAGCCCACACCTAACCCCATGCTGGAAACTGTGGTTCAAATTCTGATGAATCTGGTAGGACCAATGCTGAACCCTTTGATCTATACTTTGAGGAATAAGGAAGTAAAAACAGCCCTGAAAAAAATATTGCACAGGACAAACTATGTTTCTGAGAGTTAgtaagaatggatggatgggttgaTGACATGGAATTCTTTCTGTCGCAACATACTAAATTTCATTCTGGAATCCTCACGTGACTTTTCAGCACATGCTGAATGTTGTGGATCACTGTATCATAATACTTcatctttttgtctattttatttttttgtattatctAAGTCCTCTCCCTCCAGCTTCAAAATAATGTAGTTTTGGTGGTTGTTATTTTGCTTCTCTTCTGTGGAGAACCTCTTGCCACTAACAGAAAGGAAGATAGTCTTTGCCATTGTACCATTTTGTCCACCTTTCCTTGTTTACTTTCCTTGAAATTTTGTGTGAGGCCAAGTCTATGAGAAAGGCAGTTAAGTAGGAGAAAGAGGTTTTAAATAACTGATTAAGAGGATGatagaatcttctctcttttagtATTAACAGATTAAATGTCAGAgacaaaatgaaatgttttctttttcttcctcaactGTTTGAAAagggaataatttaaaatttgtcagCCAAAATGTTCTCTTCTCCATCCCATGCTTGTCGTCCTGCCTGATTTCTCTGCCTGAAGGTCCTTAGGTAAATAAGATTGACTCCAACTGCATAAGGAAAGTGAAAAGCTTTGTGACTAGTATCCTAGACTAGGTGTTTCCATTTCACTACTAGCtaataatgttattattaatgtGATAAAACAGTAATTTTATCAGGTCAGATTATTAGACTGAGCCAGTTGTTTTCCAAGCATGATTCAAGGAGCCTCAGGTCTCCAATGAATTTATCCTAAGGCTTCCGTGTTAAGTATAGTGAGAACTTCCCTTCTATCTTCTTCATATACTAAATCTCTGGGAAGATTCTATTGAAAAAAGTTTGAAGCTCTCTGGAGTACGTGATCTCCGTGGTACCTTCCAGGACTAAAAAACAAgatgtatattattttcttctacccaAAACTTTAAAGGTGTCACTGTGTTTTCTTCAGCACCTGTATCTTAACCTCACCTCTTTAACATTCACTTGGGTTTGTTACACTTGTTAAAGCTCCAAGGTTCAACCCATTACCTGTCAAAGAATTCTGCTGTTCCAATAAAAACAgctataaaggaaatatttattactatttgGTCTCATGTGACCTCTTCCTTATTTGATATACATCAAAGACATCTACTTTAGCTCACAAATGGCTACACAGAAGCTCTGTGGAAGGCACTGATTAGATCTGAAATGCCATTGAAGGCAGAGGATTTCTCTGGATCCATGGTATTAACTGCCTAGAGTACATGTAATTTTATCTCAACCCTTTGCATCTCTGACCAAAATATTAAGCACTGTACTATTCAAATTCTAGCTAGAAAATCTCCTGATTCATTGTGGTGTAACACGAATTCAGTTCCACAGTTCTCTCCTAAGACTCCCTAGACATGGTTCCTAATAGCAAAGTCTCCCTCCAGAATTTTTTGAATTCTTAGAAATATCAGATatgtaattgttttaaataacCTCTTCACCTATTTGTGCCTCAAATTTCTGCCTTTGGTTCAGTAGTATAAAGATTATTATTTATAGAGCCCTTACTATTTTTCAGATATAATGCTAAATGCTACacaaaataatctcatttaatcctcaaaacaatcttgTGATATTtgtattgtcctcattttattgatgaatttCTAATGCTTAGAGGAAAAAACCAAGTTTCTTACTCAAGACTACACAGCTAGAATGTGATAAGGCCTGGTTACGAAGCTGAGACTTTTTGTTCTTAGATGTTAGGAAACTGCTACCCAAATGTTTAGGAATCTTTCCAATTAAGGAGAGATAAGGTACTAAGCAGGAGCACTGCCTTTATCTATGCCAACTGAAGAAGATAAAACATCCTAGATAAGGAGACTTTTTTCCACCCTTAAGAAGGAAATGGTAACCAAGGCAGTCAGTGGTATTTTCAACTCCCAGGACATATGTGGCAGAGGCACCAAGGGCTCTGGCCCCATAGTGAGATATGATAAGACATACCAATTAGCATCCAACTAGGACACATCAACagaaaggcaagaagaaaggGCCACACAGAAATAAGAAGTTCCACATCTTTCTCTATGTCCTTTTCCAGAATAAAAAGAGGGCAGGAGCTATAAATGAAGGCTCTGGAGTCTTCAGTTGTCTCTTCTGGGGAAACTTGCGAAGAGGACAGGTGACCAAGGATAAACAAAGTAGCAAGAACTGGAGTAAAAGCTCTGTCCCCAATCAAACACCCACTTTAGCCCTCCTTCTATCACCCGTGATCGTCACCTCTGTTGTTAGGAAGTTTCTTTGACCATGTAAAGAGATGGACGCTTATTTTCTAGCGTGAATTTTTCACCTGATCTGAGCTGTAGCCTTTGGTCTAGCAGCTCGCAATCCTCTTTCTGAGTCACACTATCATTTGCATTGAACCTGGTGAAGTCTTCTGAGGAATCTCAGGACATCTCAAAGGCTCTGTTATTGGGCAAGGGAGCATCTCATAAAAATCCCAGGGTACCCATGGTGGTTTCAAACTTTACTCATCTCCCTAGAGGAATGATAACAATAGAACTGcaggtttctctcttctttgagaGATATGTATTTCTTCGTAACAAtttaagacaaaaatgaaaaactgaagacaaagaaccacattcatttttttaaaggaatgccAATCCATTATCACAAaatcttctttgtttctgttacCGCTTTAACTAAATCTGATTTTACTCACAGCTTGCATAAATTAATTTTGGTCTGATTTTTAAAGGTAGGAGTCTTTgggattttaaatgtttcttattaGTGAATCATTAATTAGTAGTTTGCCATTACTAGGGTTAAAACATCTATTCTACACAATTCCTGcaatattttctaaatctatGCTTCCTGTACAAGTCTGAGATGATTCACAATCACAATAGAAAAGCTCCTTTATCTTCTTTGTTGTTTTAGCTTGCTGAAAAGAGACTGTGCAGTGGCACTCTATGCTTTAACTCCTCCTccgtctttattttttaattagaaacaaaattttctaTGGCAACCACCACTTTGTCTCTCCTTTCAATAGAGCTGTTTGCCTTAGACAATGAAGTAACTAGTTTCGTAAACAAAAGCCAGGCCTAGCAACTCTCAGAGATTTTTCCCATTCCCTCCCCCCAGCCATCCTCAAAtaatctgaaatttttttaagtaaaattactTCTTTTTCAGGAATATTTAAATCAtgctaacaaaacaaaacattacaagGCAAGGTTATTCAAGAATTTCTTCTCTGCACTCCCTCTCCTTACGAGATGCTGCGAGCTCTGAGGCCTGGCAGTCTATGATGGGAGCAAGAAAGTATCGCCAAACAATGTTTCTTAAGGAAACCCCGTGAacttgatgaggattttaggctggttaattttaacaCTGcggatgagaagcaggctcctaggagtggaatttgcttgccctttgatgagaggcagttgcatttgtgaaggaaatctccatgcctccctctctgtgccaggaggaaggggggatggccttatctctggaaactcttaatggggaaggcaagaacttaagttgtttgctgtctggcaacctcatgtaactgaccccctaccccaatatcctcctttgtctttagctgaagataatatttaagtggtgacttctgccatttactcaatccggtttgattcttacctaaaagttgtgggaccgcccaatggccagaccctaccggcactggtaccattttaactttttttgtcttgtaaagagataacgtacacacctatgccttaaatttagccttactctccacccatgtttgcagcagaagcatggcagcagcacctcctcctgcccgtggaccctgtccccacgcaggagctgtgactgcccatgggtcctgtccccatgctattccacactattctctaaataaaagagcactactgccagatcttaagagtctaagaaatctttcttttgactccttggctcactgaccccgcatcagtaAGAATGTTAGTGAGtttgatgtggggtcggtgagccgaggagtggaaagaaagatttcttggactctcaagatctggcagtagtgctcttttatttagataatagtgtggaatagcatggggacagggcccacgggcagtcagagcttctgctgctggcatggggacaggacccatgggcaggcagagctgctgccggcatgttgctgctgttgctgctgttgctgctgttgctgctgctgctgctgctgcttctgctgcttctgctgcaaagttgggtggagagcaaggctaaatttaaggcataggtatgtgagttatctctttacaagacaaagaatatgtaaaacagTTAAAATGATGTCAGAGCCCATATGGTCCGGCCatttggtctggccatttggcggtcccgcaaattttagataagaatcaaaccgattgagtaaatggcagaagtcaccacttgaattttatcctcagctaaagacaaaggaggatttgttggggggggggggtggtcagttacatgagattgccagacagtaaccaacttaagttcttgcctctggcattgattaagagtttttagagataagaccatcccccttcttcctggcacagagagggaggcgtcttcacagatagaggtttcccttagaaatgtaaatgtttcccaacaaaggggcaaacaaattccactccttggagcctgaatctcatctgtagttttaaaactaaccagcctaaaaatcctcatcataagccattttaaaattaagcagcctaaaaatcctcatcattacTACTGTAATAAAACAAGGAAAGGGAACACAAAATGTGAACATCAAGCCAACTTCCAAGTTTCCATAAAACTTTACTCTCAATCATACTGGTCAAAGCactttttccaaaatatcttttttgtgtctgaaattctgtcattaaaaaatcaatgtctCCCTAATTTCTACAttctcttttcaaaagaaaattcccctgcaagtaacagaaatgaGATGATGTCTATCTGAGAAAGAGTGTTTTCTGCTTATGGTTGAGAGAAGGAGAAGCAAAAAGGCAGATGAGAAGATACACAGATATATTTCTCTTTAGATTTCAATTTGGCTAATGGTCATCCTGATGACCTCAAATTTCTTTTGTCACAAGACACTCTGGAGAAGTAATTCAGTCAGTATTCATTAAATGTCTGTTTTGCAGCATATACTATTCCTATGCTAAGtctataaagatgaataaagtcCCTGCCCTGAAGGATTCCACCATTTGAGGTTAGAAGGTTAGAATCAGACATAACAGAATTGTCCATAATAAAATGTGATAAGGACAAAAACACTTTTTaagggcttactatgtgctaggtattaTTTTTAAGCACTTTGCTAATATTTACTCCTTTGATCCTTATCATAATCCTATTAAGTATTAGTAGttggtattatctccattttatacctgagaaaaccaagacacagagaaataATTTTCCCCACCAGTAAGTCACAAAACTAGCATTAAAAGTTCTACTTTTGacttttgtgttctttcttttaataatttgcATTACAACATTGACACCATAAACACAGGGAAGCTGTAAAAGAGTGAGTGATTATTTCTGCTTAGGGGTCTCTGAAAAAGCTTTGCAGAAAAGGTGACAGGTGAGCTAGGctttgatggatgaatgatgaGGAGGATGAATAAATGTCAGACAAAGAGGGTGAGGAAATGCATTGAATCAGAGAGAAGGGGGACATCTTTTGTGAATGCAGAGATGTGTGATGTCCATATCATTTTCCAGGAGAACAACATTAGTAGTAAGAGGATGATCAGAACTGGGAGTGGAAATGAGGGCAGAGTACAGTAGGGGGAGAGAAGCAGATGATAGAAAGGAGACTAATCAAGTTATTGGGTTCTATATCTATGTAAGGAGGTCACATGTCTAGGTTTACCAGGAGTGTTTATGGATGATTTTTAATAGTGCCCATGTTCTCAAAAGTGTTctgatttttaagataaattgtaTGGACACCCTACTTCCGTAAGAAGCTAAGAAGTTGTAACATAAGAATTTGACAATGGAGAGCCAATTTAAGTGTGGAGGCTTAGTATGATCAAAGTCTGTCAAGAATATTTACCAGTCCAGCCAGTGCCAAGCTTAAAGTGGACAAGCCACTTAATTAACAGAATAGAGAGGACTCTGCTTTCTTATACTCCCATGGGGAGTATTTACCATTCAATGATCTTTGCTCCATCAGATGTAGGCTGTCTAACTCAAGTACTTACCACCTAGGaccctttctcttccattttctgagcTCGTGCAGCAACCTCATGACAGAAATGGGACTGAAATGGAGCTCTCTTGTTTCTCTGTCCTAAATTATGTCACCTATAACCACTTAGATTTTTCTCAAGTACAAGTAAATAATGTTCTATTTTGTTATGTATTATTATGTAGAGTCACACTTATCACTTATCATTGGTTGttaattttcaaaactaaagCTAATTATACTTGTTTGTGCATGCTAATTTACATGTGAATTGATGATACTTACTAGCAGGATAACCACAGGGAAGCTGAGAGTCTCTCTGAAAATATGCTTCCAACTCAAAACAACTTTCATAATGAAGAATCAGATAAGGGGATGTTTTGTTTTACTAAGTGGAAAGTCTCATAGTCAGTAGGATGTG
This region includes:
- the LOC103550115 gene encoding LOW QUALITY PROTEIN: olfactory receptor 10D3 (The sequence of the model RefSeq protein was modified relative to this genomic sequence to represent the inferred CDS: deleted 1 base in 1 codon; substituted 1 base at 1 genomic stop codon) — its product is MEKKNDSLVTEFILLGIPHTEGLETILFVLFLPFYACTLLGNLSILVAVLSSTXLHTPMYFFLGNLSVFDMSFSSVTCPKMLLYLMGLSPIISYKACVSQLFFFHFLGSIECFLYTVMAYDRFTAICNPLRYTVIMNPRICVALAVGTWLLGCIHSSILTLLTFILPYCGPNEVDHFFCDIPALLPLACADTSLAQKVSFTNVGLVSLICCLLILVSYTRITISILSISSTEGRHRAFSTCSAHLIAILCAYGPIITVYLQPTPNPMLETVVQILMNLVGPMLNPLIYTLRNKEVKTALKKILHRTNYVSES